The window AGGTTCTTTGTACTGATTCCAGCAGATGAAGGTCTCCCGAGAAGCCTGTGTTCCACACACAGGAGGCATATTCTAGAATTGGTTGTATGTGAGTTTTGTAGAGAGTGATCATGAAGTCTTGGGATCTGCAGAGGGTGCTTTTGAGAAAATTTGCCGACATTCCAGAGGCTTTGTTGGCAGTAGACCGAATGTGGTGATGGAATCTGAGACTGGAGTCTACTAGGACACCAAGGTCCTTGTGTTGGTCTACCATGGTGATGGGGAGTCCTTGGAGCGAATACTCTGACAATGCACCAATGCATTGCCAAGGCACTGTACCACGTTGTAGCCTTAACACTACACACTTGTCCTTATTGAGGTCAAGACCCCAAGAGGAAGCAATATCACAAATCTTATTTATATCAAGCTAACAGGATGAAGTTCCAAGGGCCAGTGATAGAGGGGTAGATGGGCTGTACTTCAAGTAAATCTTTAAGTCATCGGCAAAGATTTTACAGTTGTTCTGTATCGTGGATGGCAGGTGGTTAACATACAGTAGGAAAAGTAAGGGTCCCAGTACCGAGCCCTGAGGTACACCACTCTTTACATCCCTGTAGCTGCTTTTAACACCTGCAACAGATACACTCATGGATCTACCAAGTAAGAAAGAGCAAATCCAGCTTAACAGGTTGCTGGTGATACCAATGCTACGGAGTTTTTGGAGTAGCACTGAGTGGTTAACCACGTCAAAGGCTTTAGAGAAGTCAAATAGAATAACATCAACTACATTTCCAGTGTCAAGTCCAGATGAGACAAAGTCGTAGGTAAGCAATAGTTGATCATCAGCTGTTCTACCGCCCCGAAAGCCAAACTAGTTGGGAGAGAGTAAAGCATTATGTTCAAGAAATGCATAAATATGTTTGGCCACAATCCTCTCTAATGTCTTGCAGCAGACTGAGGTTAGACTTATGAGTCTGTAGTTTAGAGGAGCAGAGCGAGATCCCTTTTTGAAGATAGGTCGAACATCGGAGACTTTCCAAATGTCAGGGATGACGCCATCAGTTAGGCTAGTTGAGAAGATGATAAATATGGGATAAGCAAGAATTAAGAAGTCTGGGATGTATATTGTCTGGTCCCATACTTGAGTTGGAGTCAAGAGATGCAAGGCCTTTAGACACAGCAGAGTAAGTAATATTTACATTGTCAAGGGTGCCCTGAAACGTCTGGTGGGGAAAAGGATTTGGGCAGCTGTCTTTGAAGACAGAGGAGAAACTGTTCACAAAAATTTTGGCCATAGTACCACAATCTTCTACTAGTAAACCATCAGGATGGGAGGGAGCACCTACTTTTTTGTTATGAATGTACTGATGAAAGGCTTTTGGATTTCTTTTAAGCTTATCCATGAGTCTTTTCGTAAGCTATCTGGGAGTAGATAAAGTAGTTTCTGTATTGGCGATTGATAATATTGTAGTTTTCCAAGGCCTGAGTGCATTGTTGGGAGTGACGCCCAAAGAATCTTCTGGTAGACTTGAACAGCTGCCAGGCTgttgttctgtttttctttaaagcaatAGGAGGACTGATGGGAGAGCTTGGACTAAGCTGCTTGCATAGAGGAATATAAGAGTCTATGAGAGGAGTGGGGATTTGCAAAAGTCTAGTGAACTTTGCATCTACTGAGAGATGGCAAAACTCATAGTCCCAGTCAACCTGTGATACGTGATTgtctattattttgtattttcctctttcccaggCGCTCATTTTAATGCAAACGTTGCCATCTTGAGAAGTGTTGAATGTGAAATGGTAGGTGAACTTGATGGGGACATGTCCACAACCAGGCAGGGGACAGAGCGACTCAACACTCCCTATTCTGTCTGTTTCCGTAGACAAAATTAAATCAGGGATGTTTCCGGAGGGTGTAAAGGTAGGAAAGTCAACCCACTGATGGAGGCTAATAGTGTTAAAGCAATTTGTAAAAGCTAGAGTTAGAGGATCATAGTCTTGGAATAAAGCATCTTCATTAGACCAATCAATAGCTGGCAAGTTAAAATCACCCAGTATAAGAACTTCCTTGCCTGTGCAAAACTGTTCTAAGAGATTAATCAATGCTGTATTGTCATTTTGAGTATTAGACGGTGGTCGGTATACAACAATTATGTAACATTTGAGGGAAACTAGGTGCACTATGTGAGTATTGGGACAGTTGCTATCAATGGAAATGAAGGGTATGTTGTCTCTAATGTAGAAACATATGCCATgttttcggacatctccaacaACGTCAGTGCGGGCTATTGGATGATAGCTTTGGACAGACAGGAAAGAGTTAGGAATGCTTGGTAGAAGCCAGGACTCTATAATTGCCATAATATCTATATCACAGTCATGCATGAGATCAGTTACTTCGTTAACCTTATTTACTAAACTATTTACATTGCACAGACCCACTTTAAGCGTAAGATATTTTTCGAAAGttggttgtttgtttgtttggttcaCTCAGTGTAAAAAATCAGAAGAGACTGGTCGGTCAGCCCTGTGGTCTGGAGTATTGTCTTGTGTATCCTGGGCAGGAGTACCAACAGTGGATGAGCTAGATGCCCCAGCCTCTGGGTGAGAAGCACTACCAAGGTATCCAGCAGGTGCTGCCGCAGACTCACGGGTAGATGTATCAGGTGCTGAAGCTAGCTGGTCTTGGGGACCACTGCTAGCTCTAGCTTGTCAACGTCAGGCCAAGTCCTGTCCCTGGGCATAGGTGAGGTCTCTACTGATGAAGATTCCATCAAACTGAGAATCTTTCAGATTCTTGGCCTTATCAAGTAGAGATTTCCTGACTTCAATGTTAGGGACATTCAACCTATAGAGTTTTCTCTGCATACATTAACATTAATAAGTTTAAGTAAACATTAAGAAAATGGCTGTCAAAGTCTAGATATTTACAATTGTATTCAATTAGTTTTTTCCTGTAAGTCATTAACATAGAAACCAAAAAGTAATGGTGGaaagttttctctttgtctcatcCCCATATTACATGTAAACAGGACTTGATATTATCATATTACATGTAAACAAGACTTGATATTATCATATTACATGTAAACAGGACTTGATATTATCATATCACTTGTAAGCAGGACTTCATATTATCATACATACTATGAATAACACTTAACAACTTACCATTAATATTATCCCTGACAAGCTTAAACCACAACACTTCCCTCCACaccatatcaaaagcttttttataatctacaaataaacaaaaaaattccctcttcctccactgtaACAGATCAATAACACatttaaacaaatatattatggaacgagctcagagctcatagacctatcttcgggtaggactgagaccacaacacactccatacaccgggaaagcgaggccacaaccccttgagttatatcccgtacctatttactgctaggtgaacaggggctacacattaagagattaagaggcttgcccatttgcctcgccgcgccgggactcgaacccggccctctcgattgtgagtcgagcgtgctaaccactacactacgcggtgtgtgtatgtgtgtgcgtgtgtgtgtgtgtgtgtttgcatgtgtgtgtgtatttaccaatctatcaatatggcttactggttgattgttttcttccatcgtcactcctaagtccttttccttttttactttctccagttctactccatctcccatcttatagattcccatgggtcgtctttcactctttcccatttccatgacatggcttttgttcacattgaattccatttcccactttttactccattcccagatcttatttaggtcttcttgcagtatttcacaatcctctttttgctttataactttgcacagtttcgtatcatctgcaaacagatttatgtagctgttcactccttctggcatgtcgttaatataaattaGGAAAAGTATTGATGCCAAtattgacccctgtggcactccgctttctactgctctccacttggacttcatatctttaactaccgtccttatttttctccccctcaaatcattttctatccatctcaatgtgctttcttttaagccacccttctctaacttccatagtaatcttgcatgtggcactttgtcaaatgccttttttaaatccaaataaatacagtcaacccatccctcctctctctctctctctctctctcttgtactctatcaactattctagaatagaaactcaataaattagttacacacgaccatctttttctaaaaccaaattggttatttgatattaatttgttgtcttcaaggaactcgatccattgtttctttattattctttcacacatctagCATATTAcgctagttagtgataccggtctgtaatttataggttcatcctttcttccgctcttatatatgggaaccacctcagctcttttccattctactggtactgttccattttctattgagcattttatgatgttgtatataggacttgctagttcttccctacattctataagtattctgcctgagacttcatctggtcccattgccttctcttcatccagttccttcattaactcttttatttcaagcttggttactttaatctctttcatatagactgtctctctattatcctgtggcctttcaaatttggattccttaataaagacctcctggaatttattatttaaaagttctgccatactttttgggtcttccaccatcccgttctctccttttaacccttctattgtttctctttgcctaatttttccatttatgaatctgtagaacaattttggttgctccttacatttttcgacaatgtccttttcaaagttcttttcctcttcttttctcaccttaacatattaatttcttgctgctttgaagttttccttatatgctggatttctatttctcctccaccttttccatgctccatctcttttctcctttgtcctagcacaccttgcattaaaccaatctttctttccttcttctttaggtctgtattttgggacatattccctgactcttgttttgtatatttccaaaaataagttatacttctcttgcatcgtctctgagttttccatctcctcccagtttacatttttaaaatagttcttgagattctcaatatcagcctttctgtaatttaatcggtctcctttgtatgaatcgtttctatcttcctttccctcttcgatatccatttctaatattacatggtcactctttcccaatgggcacttatatcttatatcatcattcatttttataccccttgtaaaaactaggtccaatctcaccggctcgtcatttcctctgaatcttgtgcattcctttactctctggtccatcatattgtctatcattaagATGAAGAAtctttcttcccccataccactttcataattttcccagtccacttctttatagttgaaatctactaatatcacctttttcctttctttaacgattctcgttagactccttattgtgtcatctatcatgtctttatattcttgatttgtCTATGAATTTgcttttggtggcacatatgttacaatgattgttaactcttatttattaatatgcatcttaacaaacagtacttctgcttttccttccccacattccacttggtttatcactatctccttccttaacattatcatgactcctcctcctcctttacctactctgcctctcctccatacattatacctattatccaagtctattttgattgcctcatttagttttgtttcagccaggcatacaatatccggattttctttctttatgtaatctcttaattctaatttacttgataaaaccctgtcCATGTTAGTATACAtgatttttagtctcttgcctttatcatttttagtttaacttgttccactttttttctcttccttctcgtttatataccatttccctATCCTGTCTcgtagaattctccaaaaaaatggttttttttcctcttctgacctttcattatttttttcctttactgctgctgccagttcattgtatctcttcctttcttcctcatttctatttttctttatatagatatccttgcagccttctgtttctctaagttttgttgttctatataatatttcttctgttgctgcttgtgattttagtagtattttaattggtctcgtttttccttcttgatatggtcccattctgtttatttcttctacttcctcttccaagttctgcctatcttcgtcgtttagattattcagtaggtctttgactgatttcatttcttttttttctcttcttggtctatattttatattttttcttttattccaaatatgactacactcttctttttttctgcaatttctctaactagattttcttttgtcttgaggtctcctatcattttgtttgtcatattttcttcttttctttaagttgttcttgaatcacctgaaaatcagccttatctttcttatcttggactctccatacttgtacttcttttttaatcacgttctgtacacttttctcttccttgtgtgtgtgtgtgtgtgtgtgtgtgtgtgtgtgtgtgtgtgtgtatttacctagttgtattgtacagcagggttcaagtggggctcatagtgtcctgtctccatatttccacttatctaatttttctttaaagctatgcacatcaTGTACTGCAACaacttttgtatgtatgtgtgtatgtgtgtgtgtgaaagagagagagagagagagagagagagagagagagagagagagagagagagagagagagagagagagagagagagagagattaatatgcAAGGAATGAGAAGCATGGATAGTTTATAAGTTGAAACTCAAATTATCAATCTCCCTAGGGAGTTTTCAGGAACCTCAAAGGAAAGACTAACAACAGTGAGAAAAGCTGATTGAGTTTGAGTAATGTACTGAGATCATGTTTTTACAGTTAGTTAATCTAAAAGTTGAAATTTTAAAACTTGACATTAAGAACCACAAAGATTAtaaatattgtttattttgtccATTCTAAAAATAAATTATTAATCAAATATGATCCATAATTGTAGTTGAACAATGTTTAAGTTACACCACAGTGTGATAAAGTATGAGTAGTAGTACATATACTTGCTAACATTTTATCACTGTTCTTTTTCACTTAAGTAGAGTTTTTtgtgactttcttttttctttcttttttttcagtattttccaaAGCACAAAAATTATTATGCTCATGACCCAGATGGAGAATGCAAGACTGGTGACATTGTGGTGATCAGGTGAGCATTTGGTTTAATTTGGCAtaggaaagtagaagaaagataTTTCAGTTACTTGAATTAAAGAATCTTTTTATCCACATGTGCATAACAGTATTTTAATCTTCTCTAAGGGAACTCCCAGAGAAAATGTCACGAGTTGTCACTCACTCCTTGATCAAAATGGTGTACAAGTTTGGAGATGTCACAGATCCTATTACTGGCAAAAAAGTAGTAGTTGGTCAATACAGGTAAGTGATCACACTTATAAAAACTATTGTATGAGAACTTTCTTTAAACTCATTGGCTATTTCTAAATAAGATCCTTGTTAAAGAAAATGCAGTGTTATTTGGTTATTACTTTGGTTTGAGTGCATTGAGTTATCATACAACTAAAAGTAGAAAGGGggttacattttcattttagtggaataaaagagaaatatttacattttcatctCTAGTACACACTCTGATGATAGTTGTGGGCCAGTGTGGTATAGTTGTATCAGGCACTCATATTGGTTCAAACCCTGACCTAAGGTCAAGAGTAATATCTACTCAAcagttcccaaatgccaaaacttaatttttcatttaggaTCCATAATTTTAGCTGCAATCTGTCAGGAAACTGAACATAGGAAACTTAATTGATATTCATTTAATCTCCATATAGATAAAAATCTACACTAGTAGACATAAATCTGTAATCTCATTTATTTCAGAAAAAGGTTAATGTAATTTAGACAGCTTGACACCTCACTGTTCTCTATCATGCTGAAAGTCAACTTCACATTTTGAATAACAGAAAATTATCAAgaaaatataatttctttttcataccATGACAAAAAGCTACTTTGCACTCATGATAAATACTGTTATTTGCTACAAGTGTACTGTTTCTTTAAGCTTAAAGTTTCTCTTCTTGCAAATATATTAGAAGACTACCAGTTCAAGAACATCTGTAAACATATCACTTCAGTTATAGGTATCTGATTTGTGCTATGATATAATTTCAACAACTCTTTGTATATTACAGACATAATGTTATGAACTGCACATTTAATTGATTTTGAATGAATTAGATTCTAAAGTGATCGTATTTATTTAGAGAGCACGTAGATGAACGAGATGAAATGTTTGGTGTGGCAGAGGATGGAAGTGGTGGTTTCAAATACTCAGAAGCACCTGACAGAGGTTGGCAGCAAGGCAAAAGAGATTTTACTCataaggtaatatttttttcttataaactaAATATTACACATACACCTTCTTagtaaagtgagaaaaagatgatggaagTATTCCAGAGTTAGGTAGTTAAAGCCATTTAGCCTTCCTATAGTTCTTGCCCAGAAAATTCCTTACAATGAGATTGAAACTGCCTTTCAGTTGTAAGTACTTTATCCCAGTGCTACTTGGCCCCCATTCTTCAAGAAGTAGGAACATGAAAACTTCTCTGATTTCTAAAAAAATCTCAAGGTTTTCATAAAACAACAAGCTTATTGAGTACTGTATACACTTAATTCTTAGAATTGTTACACGCAAGAGTGAAGTTCTTTATGATGTAAATCCATCTTTATACATTAATTATGAGGGGTTATGTTTCACAATTCAGTTTTGATACCCTCTTTAATGttaatttccactttttctgCATAGTAGTGAATTATAGAAATACTGGAACACACTTATAATGGGAGAGGAGTGTGGCAGTGGAATAGAACACTTGAGTGGAGCCTCATTTGAAGCTTCAGGTAGTTATGGAGTAATGTTAGAGTAGGTTTGAAGAatttagttattgttgtttggcAGGTTGAATTTTGTTTTTTGGTCATAAGCCCTTTCCACCAAGGTGTTAAGCAATTGGTCCCATGGAGACATGGCATCACAGCTCATGGAAAATTGCCTTTCTCAGCTAATGCCCAAATGTTCTTAGAATTAAAAGAGTATAAAATATTGTCATGATTCCCATAGACCTTGTCTCTTGTACCATATTCTATCATAAAGATGAGGGAGAACCTCTTGATTATAATGATTGCTGACAGTATGGGCATCTGATACTATACATATTTACTATACATCTCTTTCCCATGTTAAAAGAGGGAAGACAGTTGACACCATTTATACTGCTTCTCACCAGTTTTgcattgtttcattttttcatcttagCTCCATCTGGTTTCTGAGAAGAAAGCTGCAATACTTTTAGAACAGACTTCATATGGTGACATATCTCACAATAAATACTTTTTTGCCAATCTaaattctttatctttatttatttatgcatttatttatttatttagatatttattattgtttattgattttttttcttttcttttcaggtgGGATATCAAAAGTGGCATGAATTTGAGCCAGGCCACCGGTTCCATAATGATCCAGTTGCAAGTTAGAATACATCACAGGAGACGAAATGTAGATGCAAAATGTACAGTATAATTTACaaagttttcattattgttttattacttgTCCTCATGAAGCAAAATAGCATAGTTTATTGAGAGTATAATCTGCAGGCTCCCATGTTAACACAGGAAAGTATATACTGTCCAAGTAAGAAACATAGTATAGATGGTTTTGTATCCATAAGatctaaaattaatttctttggGCATGTATATAATGGTTAATAATTCATActaaggaataatgaaattttaaatACATATTCTGATAATCAACTTATAAGCAAAACTAGACATTTCAGGAAGCAGAGTGGTGTTGACTGCAGGTTTGTTCTGAGAATGTGTTCCTCTTTATTcaaatctatatatatttttcatctacataaattttttctctgttatttGGAACAACTTTCATGTAGTATTGTgttgtgcatatatatatatatatatatatatatatatatatatatatatatatatatatatatatatatatatatatatatatatatatacaggcaaccctcgcttaacgaaggtcCACACAACGAAATtacgctacaatgaaggtttaattttactaccatctgcttgtttaacgaacaccaaactcgctttaacgaagttttatcgaggtaattttttccaagtttgaaaggcccgctgtatcacgcaagccaacaggcttttgattACACCAGcatctcatggacaacacacgcaccactcactgcccctgttcaaaacaataacagcgtcaacaGCAGCTCGTCTCCCCtcgctcaatttaccaccaaaacgccctgtccttcaatgttgcctagcattgctaagaagaccaggaagtctcttactctcgaagtgaagctggatattattcacagacatgagaggcgagaaaactaatagcattgctcgccatcatcttcactccatctactgtctctactattttcaagtcagcagactcttaattattaagaaggctggtgagaccgtatttttcttgcaagctaaaagaaccacctgaactcgtga of the Portunus trituberculatus isolate SZX2019 chromosome 42, ASM1759143v1, whole genome shotgun sequence genome contains:
- the LOC123517319 gene encoding 28S ribosomal protein S17, mitochondrial-like isoform X1, whose translation is MAATAHRSAVLIGQCIAHNTRNAAKVRVKRLIFDNNLNMYFPKHKNYYAHDPDGECKTGDIVVIRELPEKMSRVVTHSLIKMVYKFGDVTDPITGKKVVVGQYREHVDERDEMFGVAEDGSGGFKYSEAPDRGWQQGKRDFTHKVGYQKWHEFEPGHRFHNDPVAS